ACTTATTACAGACAGGATTGAGAGAGTCAAGCATAACATAGCAGCAGTCCAATGACATTTTATAACTGACTGATTATGCTGATGTGTCTCCTTGATGTCAGGAAATGCACAAAAAAAGGCCAGGAATCAGTCTTATTCCAGATCATGTTCAATGCATCTACAGTGTAATCTGATATTAGGGACACTGGCAATGTTCAAGAGGATCAAAACCGTAATGTCtcatgggtaaattgtgactgactgactgactgactgacggatctacaaataataatgagtagttatttatgatgtAAAGTTATAAATAGGTTTGTAGAtcggtcagtcagtcacaatttacccatgatACATTATGATTTTTATCCTCTCGAACACAGCCTCTCTTTACTGCACCAATGTTATCTTTTCATCCTCTATATCCTGGTCGAACAGGTGCACTGAATGGTGACGTGGGACTGGGTGGGGTGGGGGATTGAAATTGAATAGCCGAACCGCATACCTCTTAAAAAAATTGTAGCTTGACAAGCCCTCCAGGTTTTATGGGTTGCTCTCTTAGACAAAAGGTAACCTGGGCTGTTCCTGAAATACTATTACAGTCTAATGAAAGTCCGatgaaatcaaagtttattggttgtGTACACAGTTTGTGTTACATcacaaacaaaaatataaacgcaacatgcaacaatttcaaatatttgactgagttacagttcatataaggaaatcagtcaattgaaataaattcattagaccctaatctatggatttcacatgactgggcaggggttcCGCCATaggtgggccttggagggcataggcccagcacttgggagccaggcccagccaatcatgAGTTTTTTCCATGAAAGGGCTttgttacagacagaaatactcatttgtctgtaataccaacactttacgttgggtttatatttttgttctgtgtagctcctaacaatgcagtaaaatgtcaaacaatTCAAATGTGTGGGAAAAAATACAAGAAATGAAGAATGGTGGGGCAAATCTGATTTAACAAGCCAAACAGCACTGTAGCAGTAATCAAATGCAATCTATACGTATGTACACTGGGAGAAATGACACAAGATGAGCAGGGAACATAAACTCTCTTAAGGGTTAGTGCATTCCTATaatcacaccatgagttgttCATCATAAAACATGCTCCTCCGCATTTGTTTTTCCTGCAAAGCTCTAGACATTGATCTTTAGGATTTCAATAAGGTCGATCTGAACACGTCTCTAGTATGTTGCTGTGTCCACtaatgttgttgtcatgtgtgttGCTGTTGTGTGATGTGTTCTGTCTTTGTAAGGCAGGCATTCAGGATGGCACAGAAGGTCCTGGTGACTGGGGGAGGAGGCTACATCGGCAGCCACTGTGTGGTGGAACTGATTGAGGCAGGATTCTGCCCCGTGGTCATAGATAACTTTAGCAATGCTGTCCGAGGTAAGTGTCCTTAGTTTGCCCGGCGTAACTTTGAGAGTGATAGTGATGTAACGCACGTTATCTGTTTGACAGTTACTGTTTGTTTTGGGTGAGAACAGTTAcagtaaaggtgtgtgtgtgtgtgtgtgtgtgtgtgtgtgtgtgtgtgtgtgtgtgtgtgtgtgtgtgtgtgtgtgtgtgtgcacatgcatgtgtgttgATCATTGTTCCACATCCTGATGTTttatggaggagaaggagatgtcCCTGAGAGCCTGCGGAGGATAGAGAAGATCCTGGACACCAGCATTGAGTTCCATGAGCTGGACCTGCTGGACCGCCCAGGCTTGGAGAAGCTTTTCAAACAGGTTAGAAACTACACTCATCCCTGCTGAACAGTGTTCCAATGCATTTGCTGTAACTAGGCACCAGAGTTTTACTCTTCAGGTCATGTGTTCCGGGACAGCTCCTGGCCCTATTATTAGTTTTGCTCAAGACATCACTCACCTTTGTCTTTATTAAGGGTTTACTTGTTTGTCTCTGTCTTAATGTCTTAACAGCATTCATTCAGTGCTGTAATGCATTTTGCTGGTCTGAAAGCGGTGGGTGAGTCAGTTGAGCAGCCATTGAGGTACTATCAGGTTAACCTCACTGCAACCATGAACTTGCTTGAGGTAAGTTAGAACACCCCAATCTCAGCTTGCCTTGCATCATTTGAAGTGACCTATTCTGTAATGACTGCTTTCCGAGAACTGCTACCTAAGTGCATGGGTGCTGGTGTGTATTGTTTTGTCTTAATTTATGAGCAGCTACTAATGTTTACGCAATGCTTGCAATAATCTCAACCAACCTCGGGATGTTAGTCTGTATGCTTAAGCGTGTGTGCTTTAGATTGCTGTCTCAACGGCtgctgtccgtgtgtgtgtcgtgtgtgcaTCTGCATGTCTCCCAGGTGATGCAGACTCATGGCGTGCGCAATCTGGTCTTCAGCAGCTCAGCCACAGTGTATGGAGACCCCCAGCGGCTTCCCATAGATGAACAGCACCCTGTTGGGGGGTGCACCAACCCCTATGGCAAGACCAAGTACTTCATAGAGGAGATGATTATGGACCAGTGTAAGGCAGAGAAGGTACTGTACCTACTCCAGGCTCTCTATTCTTCAACACACACCCTGACCATCTGTCACATACATCCCATGCATGATAGATGTCCTGAATAACAGTTTGTATAACAATGTATATAATGATAATAATGCCCATACTACTTCATGTATTCCCAGGACTGGAACTCGGTGCTGCTGCGGTATTTCAACCCCATTGGGGCTCACTCCTCTGGGCTCATCGGAGAAGACCCTCAGGGCATCCCCAACAACCTGCTACCCTATGTCGCCCAGGTAACCACAAATAATGTTTATCCACCATGAATTATGTGGTATCCCACTTTGAACTATTGCTTTTCTAATTTCTGTTATTTTCACCGGGATGTAGTTTTGTACTCTGAACAAAacatatgaacgcaacatgtaaagtgttggtttcatgagctgaaataaaagatcccagaaatgttccatacgcacaaaaagcttatttctctcaaatgttgtgcacaaatttgtttacatccctgttaatgagcatttctcctttgccaagataatcaatccacctgacaggtgtggcatatcaagaagctaattaaacagcatgatcattacacatgtgtacgcaatgccacagatgtctcaagttttgagacttcaggaatgtccaccagagctgttgccagatgaTTTAATGTTATTTTCTCTACCATATTTTTAAacctcgttttagagaatttggcagcacatccaaccggcctcgcaaccgcagaccacgtgtatggcgtggTGTTttgcgagtggtttgctgatgtcaaggttgtgaacagagtgcccccatGGTATCAGgggagttatggtatgggcaggcataagctacagacaaacacaattgcattttatcaatggcaatttgaatgcacagaaataccattacgagatcctgaggcctattgtgaggcccattttcttttaaggtatcggtgaccaacagatgcatatctgtattctcag
This genomic stretch from Oncorhynchus keta strain PuntledgeMale-10-30-2019 chromosome 29, Oket_V2, whole genome shotgun sequence harbors:
- the LOC118362372 gene encoding UDP-glucose 4-epimerase-like; the protein is MAQKVLVTGGGGYIGSHCVVELIEAGFCPVVIDNFSNAVRGEGDVPESLRRIEKILDTSIEFHELDLLDRPGLEKLFKQHSFSAVMHFAGLKAVGESVEQPLRYYQVNLTATMNLLEVMQTHGVRNLVFSSSATVYGDPQRLPIDEQHPVGGCTNPYGKTKYFIEEMIMDQCKAEKDWNSVLLRYFNPIGAHSSGLIGEDPQGIPNNLLPYVAQVAIGRRKHLNVFGNDYDTIDGTGVRDYIHVVDLAKGHIAALKKLKNNCGCKVYNLGTGTGYSVLQMVKAMEKASGIEIMYLIAPRRGGDVASCYADPRLAEKELGWKADFNLERMCKDLWRWQSKNPTGFTNNGPSS